A portion of the Candidatus Zixiibacteriota bacterium genome contains these proteins:
- a CDS encoding RnfABCDGE type electron transport complex subunit D — protein sequence MSPDVQQKQHLLNIASSPHWRDGSSIAFSQQLWLLALVPAIVASVWLFGLNAARIIGLMIAFSVTFDALSERIVRSKDRTTNWSSVTLAVLLSFMMPFDSPLWLLATGSFIMVVIGKKLFGGYGAFPVHPAMLSFAMLRVSWPGYFDYTKSMITLNWPEKMIEPLRAVKTIGGSAASLYDWHDLLLGRQVAGIGEGLVLYLVVGGVLLMAMRQITWHIPVAFLAGNFLLAGLLYLIDPAQFAPPLFYLLSGGAVFAAFFLTTEYTTSPVNPLPMFLYGLLGGILLMLIRAFSNYIDGVAFTILIINLCSPLLDKITPKVFGAPEVKNA from the coding sequence ATGAGCCCTGACGTGCAACAGAAGCAGCATCTGCTCAACATTGCCTCCAGCCCGCATTGGCGCGATGGCAGCTCGATCGCCTTCTCACAGCAGCTCTGGCTCCTGGCTCTGGTACCGGCCATCGTCGCCTCTGTCTGGCTGTTCGGGTTGAACGCCGCACGCATTATCGGTTTGATGATCGCCTTCTCGGTGACATTCGATGCGCTATCCGAAAGGATTGTTCGTTCCAAGGACAGAACAACCAACTGGAGCAGTGTCACTCTGGCGGTATTGCTCTCGTTCATGATGCCGTTCGACTCGCCGCTCTGGCTATTGGCAACCGGCAGTTTCATAATGGTTGTCATCGGCAAGAAACTGTTCGGCGGCTACGGCGCCTTTCCGGTTCATCCGGCCATGTTGAGTTTCGCCATGCTGCGCGTCTCATGGCCCGGTTATTTCGACTATACCAAATCGATGATCACCCTTAATTGGCCGGAGAAGATGATCGAACCGCTGCGGGCGGTGAAAACGATCGGTGGCTCGGCGGCCAGCCTCTATGACTGGCATGACTTGTTGCTTGGTCGTCAGGTCGCTGGTATCGGCGAGGGCCTCGTGCTCTACCTGGTTGTTGGTGGCGTGTTGCTGATGGCTATGCGGCAGATCACTTGGCATATTCCGGTGGCCTTTCTTGCCGGCAATTTCCTTCTGGCCGGGTTGCTCTACCTGATTGACCCCGCCCAGTTTGCACCACCGTTGTTTTATCTTCTGTCCGGCGGGGCCGTCTTCGCCGCGTTCTTCTTGACAACGGAATACACGACCTCCCCGGTTAATCCGCTCCCGATGTTTCTCTATGGCTTGCTGGGAGGAATACTGCTCATGCTCATCAGGGCATTCTCGAACTACATCGATGGTGTCGCGTTCACAATATTGATTATCAATCTGTGCAGCCCGCTTCTGGACAAGATTACGCCAAAGGTGTTCGGGGCACCGGAGGTGAAGAATGCGTGA
- a CDS encoding 4Fe-4S dicluster domain-containing protein, with translation MEILRKLFSPLARVTSLKTSDLGAPMVIEPRRVIIPLEYSGQVLYKPLVSAGTAVRRNQIIGRSELDNCVHASISGVVTEIKSVWTARGFNVPAVVIDRNDEPPMSVEEMFEQFGIRYESASRVQKLKACGVPSPWTLAGRFHHEESSDDHPEITSIIIKGINEEPTVFTFAEMLKRHADRVKAGIARLKNLAPNAQITLTTPHDLRGWAVGKFGDDVRVVGLSDQYRDRIEPLVVKRLTGITVPNTLSYRTAGIAVISVEYLVKLADALDRTGPFVTKHLTITSSKDLRPIAVSFPVGTTIGSLLRSLGLNEVDYGRIIVGGPMKGNAQFSIDTPLTKSSHGLYLLSDEHIPEEVNLTCINCGRCTRACPVKLQVHLIGRCVEHGFLGEARRYQPGACNECGLCAYVCPSHRPLVQLIQMCNRQHGVPA, from the coding sequence ATGGAAATTCTTCGCAAACTATTCAGCCCGCTGGCCCGGGTAACGAGCCTCAAGACGTCCGATCTGGGCGCGCCGATGGTTATCGAACCACGCCGGGTGATTATCCCTCTGGAGTACTCCGGTCAGGTTCTGTACAAACCATTGGTCAGCGCCGGAACGGCCGTGCGAAGGAATCAGATCATCGGTCGCTCGGAACTTGATAACTGCGTCCATGCCTCTATCAGCGGCGTCGTGACGGAAATCAAATCGGTCTGGACGGCGCGCGGTTTCAATGTCCCGGCGGTTGTCATCGATCGCAACGATGAGCCGCCGATGAGCGTAGAAGAGATGTTCGAGCAGTTCGGCATACGATACGAATCGGCCTCGCGCGTTCAAAAACTAAAAGCCTGCGGTGTGCCTTCGCCCTGGACCTTGGCAGGGCGATTTCATCACGAAGAAAGCAGCGACGACCATCCCGAGATTACATCGATCATCATCAAAGGGATCAACGAGGAGCCGACCGTCTTTACTTTCGCCGAGATGTTGAAAAGACACGCCGATCGCGTCAAGGCCGGTATCGCTCGACTGAAGAATCTGGCGCCGAACGCACAGATAACTCTTACCACGCCGCATGATCTCCGTGGCTGGGCCGTCGGCAAATTTGGTGACGACGTCAGAGTTGTCGGCCTGTCCGATCAGTATCGCGATCGTATTGAACCCCTCGTTGTCAAACGACTGACCGGCATCACCGTTCCCAATACCTTATCCTATCGCACGGCCGGTATCGCCGTCATCTCGGTCGAGTATTTGGTCAAGCTGGCCGACGCCCTCGATCGCACGGGCCCGTTCGTCACCAAACATCTCACGATCACGTCGAGCAAGGATCTTCGTCCGATAGCGGTTTCGTTCCCCGTAGGCACGACGATCGGAAGTCTTCTGCGGAGTCTCGGACTGAACGAAGTCGACTACGGCCGGATCATAGTCGGCGGGCCCATGAAAGGTAACGCCCAGTTTTCAATCGATACGCCCCTGACCAAATCGTCGCACGGGCTCTATTTGCTTTCGGACGAACATATTCCCGAGGAAGTCAACCTTACCTGTATCAACTGCGGGCGGTGCACTCGTGCCTGCCCGGTGAAACTGCAGGTGCATCTGATTGGCCGCTGTGTCGAGCATGGCTTCCTCGGTGAAGCGCGCCGCTATCAGCCGGGCGCCTGCAACGAGTGCGGACTCTGCGCCTATGTTTGTCCGTCCCATCGACCTCTGGTACAACTAATTCAAATGTGTAACCGTCAGCACGGGGTACCGGCATGA